A genomic segment from Ciconia boyciana chromosome 5, ASM3463844v1, whole genome shotgun sequence encodes:
- the RASL11B gene encoding ras-like protein family member 11B, with the protein MRLTQSMCTIAECAPGGEGGPPAGAPPRLVKIAVVGGSGVAKTALVVRFLTRRFIGDYERNAGNLYSRHIQIDGEMLAIQVQDTPGVQIHEHNLDCNEQLNRCIRWADALVIVFSITDYKSYELLSHLYHHVRQLHPGNAVPVVIVANKADLLHIKEVEPQHGLQLANMLGCTFYEVSVSENYNDVFNAFHLLCKEVSKQQTASTPERRRTSLIPRPKSPNMQDLKRRFKQALSAKVRTVTSV; encoded by the exons ATGCGCCTGACGCAGAGCATGTGCACCATCGCCGAGTGCGcgcccggcggggagggcggcccccccgccggcgccccgccccgcctcgtCAAGATCGCGGTGGTGGGGGGCAGCGGCGTGGCCAAGACAG CGCTGGTGGTGCGGTTCCTCACCCGGCGGTTCATCGGCGACTACGAGAGGAACGCAG GTAATCTCTACAGCAGGCACATCCAGATAGACGGAGAGATGTTGGCTATTCAAGTGCAAGATACTCCAGGAGTTCAG ATCCATGAACACAATCTGGATTGTAATGAGCAGCTGAACAGATGCATTCGCTGGGCAGATGCCCTCGTGATTGTCTTCTCCATCACAGACTATAAGAGCTATGAACTACTCAGTCACCTTTACCATCATGTTCGACAGTTGCATCCAGGAAATGCAGTCCCTGTTGTCATTGTAGCAAACAAAGCTGATCTCTTGCATATCAAAGAGGTGGAGCCTCAGCATGGACTTCAGCTTGCCAACATGCTAGGCTGTACTTTCTATGAAGTATCTGTCAGTGAAAACTATAATGATGTCTTCAATGCCTTCCATCTCCTCTGTAAAGAAGTCAGTAAACAGCAAACAGCCAGCACCCCTGAGAGAAGGAGAACCTCTCTTATTCCACGGCCAAAATCGCCCAACATGCAGGATCTAAAGAGAAGGTTTAAGCAAGCTTTGTCTGCCAAAGTGAGGACTGTCACTTCTGTTTGA